ccctaaccctaaccctaaccctaaccctaaccctaaccctaaaccctaaccctaaccctaaccctaacctaccttaaccctaaccctaaccctaacctaaccctaaccctaaccctaaaccctaaaccctaaccctaaccctaaccctaaccctaaccccctaaccctaaccctaaccctaaccctaaccctaaccctaaccctaaccctaaccctaacctaaccctaaccctaaccctaaccctaaccctaaccctaaccctaaccctaacccttaccctaaccctaaccctaaccctaaccctaacccctaaccctaattCTTGCCTAATCCTAAACCCTAACCCCCCTTTCtggccctaaccctaaccacgCCCCCCTTCATTCTTGCCTAATTCTAACCTAACCCTTAATTTTggccctaatcctaaccacgCCCCCTAAAATTTTCCCTAACCACACCcccataacaataaaaaaagtagaaaaatatatacaggATGGGTGGGGCAATATAATTTACTGTGGGTATTATAGggttaaaaacttaaaaaagtaacaaatcaTCAAATTGGCCTTTGACATTAAGTTAAGGGACCCTAATGggattaataaaaattaaaaaataaatacaaaattacctaaTTCATAAGGGGGATACCCTATAATTGACATTGTATTAATAATTTAAGGGGGTATATATAAACCCTGGGTTACAGTTCACCCTATGGGGGGAGTTATAGGttaaaaaaccaaataaagatAAGTTAAGAATTGCACactaacattaaaaacacaaagttaaaagacaaaacagagggTATAAAAGCTTCAACTTCAGGAGAGTGCTCATTTTACACCTCTGAAGGAGTCACATCATTCCAGCCTCTTTGacactttaagttttttaaCCTAAATTGACCTGAGGAAGACCTCACTCGAAACGTTGTCTCGGCACCCTTTTTAAACCCTACAACCCTTCTTTAGTTTTATACCCTTGaccattaacattttattgtttaattaaaaatttgtttttaatacaaaattttTGTACATAAATTTTCCACCTTAATTACcctattttttacttttttgtaccCTTTTGAGGAGGGTTGGACGCTGGTCCGCCGCGGTGGGCGGCGCCAGCGGGCCACCCAACCCGTTGGGACCAGGAGAGGGACAGGTCCTTTGGATGGAGGGCGAGGGCACCTCCCTTCTCCCTAAGAGGGGGATACTTCCCCactcctaaccctaaccctaaccctaacctaaccctaaccccctaacctaaccctaaccctaaccctaaaccctaaaacctaaaataaaaccctaaccctaaccctaaccctaaccctaaccccctaaccctaaccctaaccctaacccccctaaccctaaccctaaccctaaccctaaccctaggaccctaacctaaccctaaccctaacctaaccccctaaccctaacccctgaccctaaccctaaccctaacccccctaacccctaaccctccctaaccctaaccccaaccctaaccctaaccctaaccctaccctaaccctaaccctaacccccccctaaccctaaccctaacccctaacccccCTTTAACCCccaattatttatttcataaggTCCTTAACCCTAACCTACCCTATTCCTATTTCAAACCCTATACCCCCCATATGTCTCTAAccccaaccctaaccctaaccctaaccctataACCCCCTTTATCCCCCAATATTTATTATAACGCTTAACCCTAACCGGGACCCTCAAAATTATATTCAAAtggatataaatataaaataaataattaatagatGAACAAATCAATTTACCCCCCTAAAAATATACCATACATGAACAAACCAATTAATTATAACCCCCTTTCTCATTAATAgattaattaatatataaataaaataaatataaatataatataatataattaaaaataaataaataaataaataaaataaataaataaaataaataaataaataaataaataaataaaaaaataaataaatccgtTCTGCACAACTGTTGGGAATAAAGCTCCTGTTGGAGACTCTGTTTATTACAAGGGAGTCACTGAGGAGTCCCAGACACGGGATGTGATGGATGGAGAGAGCATGGGACTGTGCCACGCCTTCGGCGTGACACAGTCCCACTTCCCTcatcctaaccctaacccctaaccctaacccctaaccctaaccctaaccctaaaccctaaccctaaccctaaccctaaccctaaccctaaccctaacccccctaaccctaaccctaacccctaacccttaacccccctaaccttaacccctaaccctaaccctaacctaaccctaaccccctacCCTACCCCTAACCCCTACCCCCctataaccctaaccctaacccctgaCCCTAACCCCAACCCCCATTGCCAGACCCATACCTCTCATGTAATGCTTAACCCTATATTGGACatcaaattatataaataagaaattaattGAGAAACAAATCCATTTACCCCtctataaaatatcaaacatgaaTAAACCAATTTATTATAACCCCCTTTTCTTTGATAGACAaactaataaacaaataaaataaatataatataacaaaataaataaataaataaaacaaataaataaatataatataacataatataataaataaaattaataaattataaaaaaataaatctgtccTTTCATTCTTGGCTTACAATCGTTGGGAATAAAGCTCCTGTTGGagagttagtttgtttgttgtaagGGAGCCACTGAGAGGTCCCAGACACGGGATGTGATGGATGGAGAGAGTAGCATCGGACTGTGCCACGCCTTCGGCGTGACACAGCCCAcacttcctttttaaaaataaccccctaaccctaaccctaaattAATTTCCACCCTAATGAACCAAATTGgcgaaaaacctaaaaaaataaccCTAATACGCATAACCCAAACAAGGCAATTAATTTAGATTCAAATGGGACTATGATTTCAtccacattttctaaaaaaatgttgcttttaaagcCACACTAATCCTTTTTAGAATCTATTAATTTTTGGAGTATTGAATTAAAACCAGACATGGCGATTGGCAAATTTAGCGTGTTTTTcgcaaataaatatttttaggaGCGTTCAAAGTTGCAATAgttagtatggcgaaaaatcaaCCATTTGAAATTCGCTATAATTTATAATAGGCTTTTACCCAACCCATAATTAATTTAGaccctttaaaatgtcaataacatcaagttttaaataaaaacccaTATCTTTTGGAATGCGAATTCACCCTAAAATAAATTATCCTAATAGCGCAAAAATCAATTTTTCTACCAGcaataatatcaatattgcTTGAATcaaaaccaatttatttttgaacccctaaaaaataaactagGTTTTTCGCCATTGTTAGCTTTAACACTCAATGACATTGCAGATAAATATTCTATACAGTGGCATTTTAAGCCAATATTTAGGAGCGcgcaaaaaaaatatatggccaacattttcgccatactatactatgccttGGTGGCAAAATTTTTGCGCCACgctaaattttttatttttcgcCATTGTTGGGAATAAAGCCACTCTGAATGACATTGTTGTAAGGCTCTGCAAAGCATTCTATGTCATTTCAGCCAGTGTGATTATGTTGACAAATTTCGGACTAAAAAATTGCCTGGCGCATTTGTGCCACACTAATAGTATAGGTTTTTCCCacggtttttttttccaatccaCATTGAGCGCGCCCTAAAATGGCTAAAACCCTAACCCTTTTGATGGACTAGCTTTTAGAGGCGCGCAATGTCATTTTTCgccaaataaaaaccaacaatggccaaaaacgctAAAAAATTAGCGTTTTtcgcaaaaatggccaacaaggaatagtatagtatggcctTTACAAAAgctattcatttgttttcagccattttaggAATGGCTCAAAACCACACGAATAGCTATACTAGCCTTGTTGCGCGCAATTTTGCAGCCACgaattttttaggtttttcgccattgttggttttttttccactgtgaatgACATTGCGCGCCTTCTAcaggctattctatgtcgttttcagccatttttaggagcggtcaaatgttgacctttttcgccatactatactattgcctatTGATTTTGTGATATATCATCTGATTTgtggccgtatgtcttggacactcgggtgaagagtgGAGTGGAGTggagctgtcaactgatcaccacctggtgtTGAGTTGGATCAGGTGTTGGGGAAGGCTGCTGGACAGACCTGGTAAACCCAAGCATGTAGTAAGAgtaagagaggaggaggtgagaggaggagagcagagaggaggagatgagaggaggagagagagaggagagagaggagaggaggagaggagagaggagagaggagagagagaaaacatcagaggagagcagaggatgCTGATGTTTCCTACCTGAGGATGTTGATGCAGCCGTTGCCGTTGGTGAGGAAGAACATGTCGTTGTCGTTGTTCCAGGAGATCTCGATCTGCTCCTCGGCCTTGGAGCGATGCGTCTTGGCGTCGATGAAGGTCACCACATCGTCTTTGTTCCCCACGGCGATGGTCTGACCGTCAGGACTCCAGCAGATGTTGATGTTCTCTCCTGAAACACACGAGGAGACTCGTGACTGTTACCTGAGATCATCTCCGATCAATGACTCCGAACATGAAAAGACTGACGGCGACATGTTGACTGATGGTCACATGTTCTGAA
This genomic window from Plectropomus leopardus isolate mb unplaced genomic scaffold, YSFRI_Pleo_2.0 unplaced_scaffold3288, whole genome shotgun sequence contains:
- the LOC121938777 gene encoding THO complex subunit 3-like, whose product is FERTCFQVFQQMAAKKTPTTTVHFTSETPGKTQEKQQRGSALLASDQPRSVVTASGDKTIRIWDVRTTKCIATDNTKGENINICWSPDGQTIAVGNKDDVVTFIDAKTHRSKAEEQIEISWNNDNDMFFLTNGNGCINILRSVQQPSPTPDPTQHQVVIS